Genomic window (Kwoniella botswanensis chromosome 1, complete sequence):
ACAAACTGTGAGTGGCAAATGCATGAACAGCTCAAAAGTAACAGGACTGAGCTCAATGTTGCAATGAACCCGATAGGACTTGCAAAGCCATTCTAAGATGACCTTGGAGAGGTAAGGACTTCCCCCAGCTGATTGTAGGAGACTAAATGGGCGCTAATTCTGGTCGTATAGGAAGGAACATTGGCAGAAGCTCTCTTCGATCGACTGGCCTAGACAAGCAGCGGCGCTGCGAGCGGAGAATGGACTATGGCcagagaaggaagacaaaGTTTATTGGCGTCTGGATGGGAGTGAGGGACCTCTCCGTATGAGGTGAGCTACCCAGTCTGACGGAAGAATGCAGAAGTGAAAGCTGAATCCTTCAATAGAGCTCGACTGGAAAGAGTTACCAACCTTCCTGAATCTGGAGTATCGCGCACTCGACATAAGCTGAGAGATGCCATTCCATCTGTCGATGAGCTGTCCTCAGCAGTATCGAAAATCAACGTCGCACCATGGGAAGACCCATTTGCCCTGGCTTTAGGTGACTCGGCACCTatagcagaagaagaaccgCTCTTACTCCCATCTACCACATCCGGAGGGGCCGCTACGCCTTCGGCGGGAAGTGGGACTGGAAATGGGGCAGGCTCGAATCAGGCCCCGAGTGTAGCTTCGGATGAAAatggagagattgagagttacctggaagtggaagatgataagaatgatAAGATGAGGAGGATTGCTAGGACTCTACAGGCTGGTGATGTTGTAGAGGAAGCTCATGTAAGTGTTATCTTGAACTGAATCACTTAGTAAGTGGTATTCGAACTGATATGTGAAATCGATGATGTAGAATATCGTTCGAATAGTCGGGGTAGATGCTTGTCGTAAGTCTTATGCTGCATATGGATTTGCAATTTAGCTGATTGAGTGGTGATTCGTTTTTAGCCGGATTACTGATTCTTGGAAAGAAAAATTTATATTTGGTCGATGGACTTGTGCAAACTGCTGATGGCGAGGTGATTGATGCGAAAGATGCTCAGAAAGATGTCTTGTCTATTCCATCGGGAACTCTAGCAGGTTTAGACGCAGGTGATCAACAAAGTCATAGATGGTAAGTCACACAACTTTCCTCAACCTCTCGATCTCGGAGCTCATGATGCTCGTGCGTATAGGTCATACAATGAAATTGTGGAAAACAACAAACGAGCCTTCCTTTTCAGAGATGTAGCTTTAGAACTGTATTTCTCGGACAAACGAAACTTCCTAATCGTCTTTCAAGATAAAAAAGAACGTCAAGCTGTCGTCCAGAAGATTGGGTCTAAGAATGATCATAGAGATGCGATCTCTCGGTCAGTCATTGGTAATTTCGTGGTGGATACTGTTGCCAAAGCTATGGATAGATCCGAACAGCAATTGGAAGCTTTGATGAGGAAATGGCAAAATAGGGAAATAAGCAATGTGAGCAGTATTGTATCCTTTGGACATGTCATTACACCGTGAAGCTGACGTGGTCCAAAATTAGTTCGCATATTTGCAATTACTCAATCAATATGCCAACCGAACTCCGAATGGTGAGATCCGCTTTATTGTCTTCCTTAGTATAATTGCTGATCTGAGTTTTTCTCAGATGTGACCCAATACCCCGTTTTCCCTTGGGTTCTGGCAGATTACACCTCAGATGTCCTTGACTTGCACTCTGATAGCAGTTTTAGAGATTTCAAATGGCCCATGGGAGCTTTGACTCCAGCCAGAAGAGAGGATGCGGTAGAAAGATATAGTGCGACCGAAGGAGTCGGCGAGAAACCTTTGTAAGCTGTTTTGTCATCATCCGTAATCGGTAAGCCAAAGCTCATCTTGTGTACGAATAGCCACTACGGTACTCACTATACTTCTTCGATGATTGTTTGCGGGTTCATGATTCGCCTCTCACCATTCACCGAAATTTTCTTGGCTTTACAGGTAAGCTTTTTGAATCCATGATATTGCAAGGGGTGGATTTCAGCTAACTGTCCCGTCAACCAGGGTGGTAATTTCGATCTGGCCGATCGTCTATTCTCGAGTATACCACGAGCTTGGGAATCTGCTTCGGCAGACAATAGGGGAGATGTAAGGGAGCTCATCCCAGAGTTTTATTATACTCCGGCGTTCTTATGGAATCTGGTAAGCTTAACTCGCAACAAATGTCTTAATACACCGATTCAAAGCTTACATTCTGCTGGACACAGAATCACCACGACTTTGGTAGGAAACAAACTTCCGGAGACCAAGTGGACGACGTCATACTGCCGCAATGGGCATTGGGCGATCCCATGTTGTTCATACACAAACACCGAGAAGCGTTGGAGTCCGACTACGTCTCACGATACCTCTCTTACTGGATAGACTTGACATTTGGGTACAAGCAACGTGATCCATCCGCCTTGAACTGCTTCCACCCTTTATCATACAGAGGAGCGATTGACTTGGAGAATATAGAggacgaaggtgaaaaagCAGCATCGACCGCTATAATTCATAATTTCGGTCAAACACCTTTACAGATTTTCAaacaacctcatcctcatcgatatGTAGGTGGGAAATCAAGTTTACCCCTCTCGGTTCGATTCGGTGTAGCAGAGCATTGGCAATTGCTTTTCAGAAGTATATTACCCATATCAGAAGCATCAGTTCCGATAGATGATATTGTACCTCCATATGGGGTGGATACCAAACCCAAGTCCACTCAGAAGTTTAGATTGGTAGTTCCTGGACATCCTCATTTATCGCTACAGTATGGTTTTACGGATGGTTCGATCAGAATCTATTATCAGGAATCACAGATCAAAGTGAGTAGCTGAATCGAGATGTTTATTCAAGTATGAACTAGCTAACAAGCCATTGGGTGTTCCAGCTTATTCACTTGGTGGAAGGCATATATGTCGTCGAGGCAATATTCGCTTCCCCCTCTCTACTCATCACTGTATCCGGTCATGGAGTTTTGACTGCTTGGAGACTGAATATAAAATCAGGTGGATATCGACGTGGAGATGCGACTTTACAGAGAGAAGCTACCCTCAGAGGCCACGTTGGCAAAATCACATGCTTGGCAGCAAACACCTCGTGGAGTTTGCTTGTGAGCGGATCAGAGGTGAGTGCATCGCAATGGCTTTTTGTGGATATATTGCTGAGTGTGCTGTGTAGAATGGCAATGCAATGGTATGGGATACGAATAGACTGCGATATACCCGAACGCTACAGACGGGCATGAAAGAGCCCATCAAGTATTGTGCAATCAACGAAGCCGATGTGAGTGGAAAGTCTTTGCATGTGTCATCAGGCCATAAACCGAGACATAATCGCTAATGTATAATCTGATAGGGTCAAATCGCCCTGGCTTCAGCTCGACACCTCTGTCTGTTCTCACTGAACGGTCATCCGATTGCATCAACGACAATCGAAGAGGGATCTTCTGGAGCATCCGATAAATCCTCTACCTACTCTGAGACAGatgatcgaatcgaattTACAGGTGGAATATCATTCTTAAATCGAGATTTCCTGAATGGCGGAGTACTTTTCGTGATAGGTGTAGGAGCAAAAGTAGTCCTATATCGATGTGTTCCAGGTCAAAAAGATCCAATGGcctcggatgaagagatggtcagACCTTGGACTTTGGTCGAACAAGGCAAGATCTCCAGGTCGGATGATCATCTAGGTGGGGAATGTTGTATGGTCAAATTCATGGGGTATGTATACACCATCACACATTGAAATGTACCCAAACTGACTGTGGTATTGTTGTAGGGAAACACTGTACGCTGCGTTCGAGCCTTCTGACGAAAAGTCGAAATACAGCTTGTATCAATGGTCATTACCTGATGGACCGGCTAGACATGTTTCGGAGAACGTATCACATCATTGCATGGCACAAGGTTGTGCGAGACATTTCGGTTTGTTGGGTGAGTCACCTTGGCCCGATAATTTCTGAGACGAGGACTGACCATAATTCTGTCTGCAGAGCCCAAGAGACATTGTGGAGGATGTGGAGGAGCGTTCTGCGGGTATGTCCATCTAGTGCATTCTTGTTCGTTTTTTatggttgactgatgattggattggatttaGTACCCACGCCTTACATGTCGAAACGTTTACTATGAGATATTGCGATACCTGCCGGATCCAATTATCCATAGCTTCCGCGCAAGGTATTCTGAGGTCAGGTAGAGGTACACTTGCTCCTCCCTCTAGAGCCGTCTCGAGGAGGAATTCCCTAACTGGGGGACATTCGAGAAGGCCCTCGGCTGAAATAAAAGCTACGGGTGTGGTAGGTACGAGTCAGCCTGCTTCGAGAAGAGGTTCGGCGGATAAAACCGCTGGAACAGGGAATGTATAAGGATTTTTGCTGTTATCGCGTAGGAtgttgtgtttgtgtttgcTATGAGAAAGGATAAAAAAGTTGTACTGTCTTGCTTGTTTATGGATATTGTGTGCGCAAAGGCAGAATAAACGCATTACTTAACATATTTGAGCACTACAACTACTCGTACTACTACAGTCACATCTCCCGATTGACCGTGATGATGAATTCCTCCACTCCAGACCCTACATTAAGAATTGTTTATGGTGAGTAGCTAGATCTATCGAAGTGGTGGGGTTAGGTATCAGACGGAAAGTCTGTTTACCAGCTTTGGTCAATTCCCACTCTTGATCAATTGCATCTGATGATTGTaatgtggaagaagagagttTAGTGAATTTCTATAAGAAGTCGCAGTCAATATCAGATTAGCTAAGACAGCTTGATCGTCACTCGGAAATCCAGGTAAACATACATTCTGCTTCGAATTTAGTAACTGGTATAATGTATTTTGTGAAATCGTATCTTGACTTATACTCGTATCGTCATTATCGTTCTGGGCTGGATGCTGAAGTTGTTGCTGAGAATGTACCATACTTCTTAAGCTGGGTAAGagtaatgatgattgatcggTGGACCAGAAATGTCGTATAGTTGGTCGGATCTACCACCAGACCACCATCAATATTCCCTTCATTAGACATGAAACTGAAGATCGCTATATGTTTAGTAGCTATTTGCGTTTCACCCACCTTCAACTCGATGGCTCGGGCGACGAATCCTGCGAATATCGCTTGACAGCCTGATCTCCGTCTATCGTGAGGGCTGGTCTTACCGAGGAAAGGGGTGAAGGTCATATCTGTAGTCTAGTCGTTGGTAAAACGAATTCAGGTAGGATATTTCATGTACTATGGTAAATTGATGTGTTTGTCAGTGAAAGAAATCAGATATACACTTCATCTATACTCATTCATATGGACCGTCAGATGACTGCACTTTGACTGGTGAGTGAGGCTCAGATCGAGATCAACATATACAGATCAAGGAGTTAGTCAACAAAGGATTCGATGGATGGAGAAAGGGTAGGTATCAAACGTCATGTTTGTATTGTCAGGCAACTTCTTTTCCATGCTGATTCTCTACCACTGAGTACAATCTTCGCTGAACTCATTTGCGCTCAGCTCAACGCGATCAGGACTGCACATGAAACTCACATCCATATTGACCTCGAGCCAAACAAGATACGTTACTACAATATACCAGCTTCTATCCCCGCTCCCTTACCATCAATGATAAGTTGCTTCGCATGAGCCTCATCTCTTTATATCATTTCATTTCGTTCTCCGGTCAGATCAAGGAGCAGTAGCGTCGAAGACAGTTTTGTTACCTGAACCCGGAACAGCTGCGGGTACGGTGGGAGGGACAGCGGAAGTTGGGGGGACACCAGATGATGCAGCTGGGGGAGCAGTCGGATAACCCGTCGAAGGACTAGGTACAGGGAGTGGTTCGCCCCCTTGACCTGGGACGTAGGCCTCGGCAGGAAGTCCAGATTCGTCGAGACCCTCTGCGGCTACGACGGATAAGGAGGTCAGCTTAGATGATCTGGAATAGATCGAGCGCTTTAGGAGATTGTATAGTTACCTTCAATGATATCGTACATCTCGCCAGCGATTTCAGGCGCAGGTACTCTCCCACTGGATTCCTATGTCAGCTTGAGCGCTCGGATCAGCATAGATACAGCTGACTCACGTCAAGATATCTGTCGACGAAATGGTACTTCCGTAAAAATCCCTATTTGCGTCTTTCCTTTCTACTAGGATTGTTCCGTCTAACGTCAATCCTGCGAAGAGTCCTATAATTATACAGTATAAGTCAGCTTTGCGAGTCCTGAATCCACGAAGAAGGTTGCATTGTCCTAtatatgactcacccttggATCTACTATAGCTGAACATGGGAGCTGGATTAGCCAAGGAAGCCGATACTTGACCTCCAGTACCGATAGGTCCAGCAGCAGCCGATATGCCACCTGAAAACCGATTCTCGTTAGCCTTGCCTTATTCTCATCTCATGAGATGGAGAcaaggaagagaggagagacTCACCTCCTACCGTAACATTACCACCTCTTGAGAACGCTTTGACGGCTTCATCAGAATTGAGCACGATGACCACTTCTGTCATATCTGTGTGATATTCAGTCATCATAAATTAGCAAAACGCTCACTCTCAATTAAGTCAGCTGAGGTAGATTGGAAAGGGTCAGGGGTGGAAAGATATGAAAGGGCATCTTGACTCACCTGCACCAATCTGCAATCCCCATCCCACACCTGCCGTGGCGATACAACTCGGTGCACTCCAACTTCCATCAGGTAGACGAGCGATGACTAAACCTGATCCTGCTTTACCCGAGAATACGAAACCCGCCTTGAGGATAGTGAACACCGCGAGACCTAACAGGTGATCGGAGGTATATTAGTATGACCAGGATGATACTGGTCAGACCATAGGTACTAGCGACTTACCTTTGGCTTTCTGTAGTACTGCTTTGGGTATTGAGTTCAAAGCTGTTTGAGGAGCTGTAGGGTCGGCTACATCCCAAACAAGCAATATCATCGTTAGGATAAGATTCCTCACACGATAAGACAGAGGATATGGTATTGCGTTGGATGACTTACCGAGGAAACTCTTGAGTATTTTAGCAGCTTTTTGCGATTCACcaggaagagagaaagactGCATCAAGTTGGAACCACCTGATACCGCTCTCGTTTGTCCGTCCTATACACAGACCACGTCATGAGCTTTAGCCAGATAAAACCGGAAATGATCGCCGTAAGTTCTAGTTGTCAAACCAAGAGAGAATGAACAGATCTGTCTGTCTTATCTTTGTAATCGAAGTGGATGAAGCAGAGTGGAGTATAATCACAAACCTTGAGAGCAGCTTGGGCTTTCCCTAGGAATCCGCTGAATTTGCCTTGCATCGTGCTTGGATCAGAGTCGGTATGCTACAGGGGAGGGTGGGTGATGAGGGAAGGATGGATGACTGTACAAtatagatgaagagagatgtaCAATGCGAAATAataagaaagagataatCAGAAATGGTGGGTCAGGTGTAACAACACTTGTTATcttacatcatcatcacccttgTCGGCTAACAACGTCATCAGTaacataccataccataccacaCCATTTCCTTTCTCACGCTTTCACGTCTGTTCAATTCATCATGCATGCTCAGTCATTCTTGCTCCGTGCTATCATGCAACCGCACAAACCAAGCTATTCCGATCAAATCTGCATTTCGAAATGTTTTttatatagatagatatattGCTATgcgagagaaaagaagagaaaaaaagcTACTGACGACAGATAACGAGAACAGAAGTTCAAGATACATATCAggatagatatatatgtcGAAATTAAGGAATAAACAGATATTAACGAGTATACGGGTATAGCTCGGAATATACGCGCCGGGGGTGGGGGGGGGGGAAGGTTTAAGATAAAATGCGAGGATTGAGGGTGTAGGAGAAGATGCAATTTATATTAATGTATATCGTAGTAAAGGGATGTGTATTCGAGGTATTCGGTTATCAAGGGATTCACCTAGACTGCTACAGTgtgagaggagagggataAGAATATGCAAGTCTGGCTACAGGAGTTGGGCATGTCAAACTAGACTTGAACTGCTTATGCGGCAGGTCTAGAGTGAGCTCTGGTAAGAGCAGCACCAGATTGTTGAGCttggatggaagagaatCGTTGAAGCTCGTTTTGAGACATGGAGATCTTGGCACCACCTCTGAGTCTGTTGGCAGCTCGGGATAAGAAAGAGGTTCGGTTCGAGTACAAAGATTCGTGTCTTGAGGCAGTTCGTTGAAGTCTCTCACCGTTCTCGTCAACAGTGGCAATGGCAGCCTTTCTGGCCTTTCGTCTTTGGAGAGCAGCGATGATGGTCTTCTTCATGAAGAACTTGACGGCATCGAGAGGGAAGTACCAAACAATGTTCCATACCCAAACGATACCGATCCAACCACCAGAGATGGAGTGAACGTTGGTGAAACCCCAATCACCGAAGGCGGcaatgatggaagagatcaatTGAGCGAGACAGAAAGCAAGCATAAGGGCAACCGAAGGTCGTTCAGTCCATGAAGGTCCGTGAGATCGAGTGACGAAGATAAGAGCTTGAGAGATGATGGCAACTTGGAGGTAGATGACCATGTGACCCTGGGGATCGTTGGTAGCCTTGATGGGGTTGACACCGAATTTGTCTTCGAAGAAGTTGGTGGAGTGCATGGTGGCGTAGAGAGCGATGGTGGAAGCAGAGAGGTAGAAACCGTAACCGATACCGTAGGCGAATACTTCGGCAAGATCCCAAGAGTCTGGGGTGGTGGATGGAAGTACTCGATCAAGGGAGAGGGTCATAATGGTACCATCGTTAAGAACGGCAATGATAAGAACCatgaaagatgggaaatcGAATTGCCAGATGAAAGCCATGATAGCGAAACAGACGACGATACGGATGGTAACGGCACAAGCATAGATGGCATAGTTTCTCATTCTCTGGAAGATGACTCGAGAACCGTAGATGGCGTGGACGATGGTAGAAAGACCGGGTTCGGTAAGCACAATATCGGCAGCACCTCGAGCAGCATCGGTAGCACCTTCGACAGCAATACCGACGTTGGCTCTTGAAAGGGCAGGAGCATCGTTGGCACCATCACCAGTCATAGCACACAAGTGACCGAGTGCTTGGATTCTCTTGACAATCTCGAATTTGTGTTCGGGGAAGACACCAGCGAAACCATCGGCATCCatgatcatttcatcgaGGTTGGCGTGTTTACCACCAGCTTCAGGTCCATCCTTTAGCACTTTAGCGGGGTACATGTGGTCACCAAGACCAAGTCGTCGACCAGTCTCCTTGGCAATAGCGAGTTGATCACCAGTAACCATCTTGACTTTAACACCGAGGGCCATAGCATCATCGATAGTTTGTTTGGTGTCGGATCTAGGAGGGTCGAAGATAGAAAGAAGACCAGCAAGTTCGAAACCGGTTCCTTGTCCATCAGCGGCATCACCAACAACATCTTCGTAAGCGACAGCAAGAGCTCGGAGACCTCGTCGGGCGAATTCTtcgacatcagcttcgaGTTGATCTTCAAGTTCGGAGGTCTTGTTTCGGGAACAGAGTTCTATGATGATACCAGTCATACCCTTGGTGGCTCTCTTGAGCTTACCACCGTCTCGGTTGTCTCGGTAGGTAATTTCGGTTCTCTTGTCGACAGGGTTGAAGGGCTTGAAGTCAAGGAGATCGATACCTTCTCTGGCTTGTTTGGGGTCGGGGAGGGTACCAACGACACAACCATCGATAGCATCTTGGTTTTCAGTTCGAGAAGCGTAGGCAGCGAGGAGACAGACACCTTCGACGTCCCATTGAGAGTAACACTTGACGTTCTCCTTGTCAATGGTAAGCTTGTTGGTGGTGAGGGTACCGGTCTTGTCGGAACAGAGGATGGTTACACCAGCAAGTTCTTCGATGGCAGTGATTCGGGTAACGATAGCCTTGTGTTTGGCAAGCTGTTGGGCACCGACAGCGAGGGTAACGGACAATACAGTAGGCATAGCAATGGGAATACCACCAATGAGCAATACAAGGATGTTGTTAAGACCTCTTCGGTAGGTGTAGTGGAATCGAGGGTAAAGGATAACGATTTCGAGGACAACGAAGATACCAATGGAAACGAGACAGAAAGAACCGATTCGAGCCAAAACCATTTGCAAGTGGCCGACCTGGTCATTATCTTGACCGACAAGGGTAGCGGCACGACCGAAGAAGGTGTTGGGACCGGTGGAGATAACGACAGCCTCGACTTCACCTTGTTTACAGGTGGAACCGGAGAAACACTCGTCACCGAGTTTCTTGGAGACAGGAAGAGATTCACCGGTAAGAGCGGCTTGATCCATACTGAGAAGCGAGCAAAATCAGCGATGATAGCAAAGGGAGTGAAAGCGTGAATTATGCACTCACGATACATCAATGGCTTCAGTGAGACGACAATCAGCAGGACAGACATCACCGTGCTTGAAGGCGATAATATCACCTGGAACCAAGTCGGCAGATTCGATATCTCTCCATTTGCCATCTCGCTTCACTTTAGCCTTGGGGGCGAGGGAGTCCATAAGAGCCTTGACAGCGTTACCAGcatttctctcttcaacGAAACCGATAGTAGAGTTGatcaagagcaagagaaCGATACCGACGAAATCTTGCCAATCGGGGggttcaccttcaccgtTGGAAAGAGCGATAGCGACAAGGGCAGCACCTTCCATGACCCATGAGAGGGGGTTCCACATGAAGGAAAGGAATTGGAGGAAAACGCTGCAGGGGTTGTCAGCTTTAGTATCGCAATGATGTATATCAATGCTGCActcacttctccttcttctcttcaagTTTGTTAGGACCGAAGATACCGATACGGTCGGTAGCCTCAGCTTCGGTAAGACCACCTTCGTCACATtggagaagttggaagaCTTCCTCCATGACAACGTGTTCGATGTCGACCTTGTCTTTGTCATAAAGATCAGTAGCAGTGAATTGGATCTGAAATGCATGTTCATCAGCGGAAGAACCAACACAAAGCGGGGAGACAAAGGAAAAGTGGCTGGTCAACCTAGTCAGATCCACTCACAGTGTTCATGTCAACCTTGGCGTGGAGATCACCATGGGCCTCGTGTTCCATTTCCTTGTACTCtcgcttcttcttttcgGGAGCTTCGTCAAGGGCTACATGATGGATGTATAGGTCAGCGGATTTTGTGCTTGTATTGTGTTTGCACGTGTGAACGTCGATTCAGGGTGAAGAACGGAATCAGCTCCACACTTACCTGGTGCATCACCGGCAACTTTGTTCTCGATGGACGACTCCCTAATAAAGCAGAGACAGAAGACATGTCAGCTGCTTTGCATGCGCGctgatggaaggtgtagcAAGGGATGATGCTTACTTGACAGGAGCCTCCTCGGTATGTCCAACTTTCTCGTTTGTGGACATATTGGGTGGGTGTATGGGGGTTTATTTGGATGAGCGATCAGGAGGGGACAAAAGGTGTAATGAAATATGTAAGAGAGGTATAAGAAGTGAACTGGCCCCAACTATGTGTGTTTAGTTGTTTTCGGGTGGGCTGTTCGATTTGGGCTGGCTGGTTTCAACGAAAAACTTCGCTTTGCCAAGAAGCTAGATCAAGAGGATTTTTTTCAGTTTCTGATATAAGAGGGGGTTGTAAGAGGAGGTTTAAATCAGAATTGATCCTTCTACAGTATGCGATCACTTCTTTTGTGATTTCGAAGGGGGTGATAAAGATTATCTATTTGATTGGTTATGTCAAAAAGATATAAAGATGAAAATAGGTTGTGTGTACGAAAGGGggggaggatgaagaaaagaTTATATCTGTGGgtttatatatatgtatcggagtaggaggaagaaaggagaagatagatggaaagagaagagaaagaaagagaaagaaaaaaaaaagaaaggGGGGGAGTTGGTAGTTAAGATACGGGTTTTAATGTGGTAATGTGGTAACCTACCTGGTTAGGTTGTTTGGTCAGATTACTAAAACTAGACCAGAGCTACGGTGATGATACCTATGTTGTTACAGTGATGATACTAATCAAATCAATTCATCCAGTGGAAAGGAAAAAAAAATGAGGGGGATGGGGTTcatttgatttcgatttgattATTTGGATTGGCAAATCCCATCACAAGAAAAGGTCTTCGTCTGCCCTTAGGGGGTTTACATGAGAGTGGCCGTAATCGGGCATGTAATTATCAATCTGATTGGATGCATACGAATTTGCTCA
Coding sequences:
- a CDS encoding plasma-membrane proton-efflux P-type ATPase; the encoded protein is MSTNEKVGHTEEAPVKESSIENKVAGDAPALDEAPEKKKREYKEMEHEAHGDLHAKVDMNTIQFTATDLYDKDKVDIEHVVMEEVFQLLQCDEGGLTEAEATDRIGIFGPNKLEEKKENVFLQFLSFMWNPLSWVMEGAALVAIALSNGEGEPPDWQDFVGIVLLLLINSTIGFVEERNAGNAVKALMDSLAPKAKVKRDGKWRDIESADLVPGDIIAFKHGDVCPADCRLTEAIDVSMDQAALTGESLPVSKKLGDECFSGSTCKQGEVEAVVISTGPNTFFGRAATLVGQDNDQVGHLQMVLARIGSFCLVSIGIFVVLEIVILYPRFHYTYRRGLNNILVLLIGGIPIAMPTVLSVTLAVGAQQLAKHKAIVTRITAIEELAGVTILCSDKTGTLTTNKLTIDKENVKCYSQWDVEGVCLLAAYASRTENQDAIDGCVVGTLPDPKQAREGIDLLDFKPFNPVDKRTEITYRDNRDGGKLKRATKGMTGIIIELCSRNKTSELEDQLEADVEEFARRGLRALAVAYEDVVGDAADGQGTGFELAGLLSIFDPPRSDTKQTIDDAMALGVKVKMVTGDQLAIAKETGRRLGLGDHMYPAKVLKDGPEAGGKHANLDEMIMDADGFAGVFPEHKFEIVKRIQALGHLCAMTGDGANDAPALSRANVGIAVEGATDAARGAADIVLTEPGLSTIVHAIYGSRVIFQRMRNYAIYACAVTIRIVVCFAIMAFIWQFDFPSFMVLIIAVLNDGTIMTLSLDRVLPSTTPDSWDLAEVFAYGIGYGFYLSASTIALYATMHSTNFFEDKFGVNPIKATNDPQGHMVIYLQVAIISQALIFVTRSHGPSWTERPSVALMLAFCLAQLISSIIAAFGDWGFTNVHSISGGWIGIVWVWNIVWYFPLDAVKFFMKKTIIAALQRRKARKAAIATVDENGERLQRTASRHESLYSNRTSFLSRAANRLRGGAKISMSQNELQRFSSIQAQQSGAALTRAHSRPAA